The nucleotide window ATTCAAAAAGAGGATTTAAAAGGAGCCACACACTATGCCTTGACCTTTGAAGAGTTGGCAGCCATGTTGGATTCCCAGGACATTGTCCTGGATCAGCTAGAGGAGAGACTACTGGATAATGCATCCTTTTACGGTAGAATATTTGCCCGTTCCGGAGGATTGACCAAGGCCCTGGGCAAGCTTTTGGAAAAAGATCCGGCAGAAAATCCTTTCCGTCCCATCACTTGTGACGGGATCGCTGAATGTGATAAAGCATTGAAGAAGCTTAAGTTTGGGAGACTGGAGCATAACTTTATTGAAGGGATGGCCTGTAAAGGGGGATGCATTGGGGGCGCAGCATCTCTAAGTCATGGACCTAAAGATAAAAAGGCGGTGGATAAATACGGAGAGTTGGCCTTGGAACCTGATCAGGAGCAATCCTTAAGGGCTTTTGATCTTCAGTCCATAGAGTACCATCGAGATCATTCGATAAATTTAGAGTAAGGGATGCGGGAAGCTTTCAAAGGTAATATAAAAAAAATGGATAGGAGCTGATATTATGAATCCGGGAAATGCGGTTATGCATCAAAAGAAAAGGGAACTACAAGTGGCACAAACAGGACTACTTCTGGGGATGGCTTTGGTTTTTCAAATATTTTTCGCCCGGTTTATGCAGCCGGTGGTTGGTCCTCTAGTGAATATGACCTTAATTTTGTCGGTTTTGATGGTGGGAAAGCAAGGTGCCATGATGATAGGGTTTATGACTCCCATGTTGGCTTACATACTTGGAATTATGCCCTTGTTTCCGGTGGTGCCCTTGGTGATCCTGGGAAATACGACTTATGTCTTGTTGTTTGATAGAACTCAACGTATTAATGGCTATGTGGCCGTGGTGATTTCCGCCCTGGGAAAATTTGGGGTTATGACTTTGGGAATTCAATTTGTTGTACCGCTTTTCTTACCACAGGTGCCGTCGATGATTACGACGGCTTTTATGTTTCCTCAGTTGTATACGGCCTTGATCGGAGGAGGGTTTGCCTTACTTCTTTATAAGAAAATCCCTCATAAGGGTTAAAAATTTAAAAGTTGACAGGGGTGACAGGGGTGACAGGGGGACGGACTTTTTGTCATCCAAACCTATTTCACTCAACTTTCACTCAACTTTCACTCAACTAAAATAACCGCCTGCGGGATCTTTCTAAATCCCGCAGGCGGTTATCTTATTGTATGCTTCGGTTGATTGATTTGTTGATACAAAGAACGCCATATTTGCGGTCCTCATGACCTGAGCATAGTTCG belongs to Isachenkonia alkalipeptolytica and includes:
- a CDS encoding ECF transporter S component, with product MNPGNAVMHQKKRELQVAQTGLLLGMALVFQIFFARFMQPVVGPLVNMTLILSVLMVGKQGAMMIGFMTPMLAYILGIMPLFPVVPLVILGNTTYVLLFDRTQRINGYVAVVISALGKFGVMTLGIQFVVPLFLPQVPSMITTAFMFPQLYTALIGGGFALLLYKKIPHKG